The proteins below come from a single Rosa rugosa chromosome 2, drRosRugo1.1, whole genome shotgun sequence genomic window:
- the LOC133730471 gene encoding uncharacterized protein LOC133730471 produces the protein MRWIVRNGKDIKFWAFNWAQDHPLLDYIPEDSRHLINIDETKHDQIELINKLWKLNIQPKVKMFGWLLLRERLKTRGRLSRFGLINDNSCPLCQEDNETTNHLFGYCNVTKAVWNLAALDPQVNWNEGYLKVFNELFLLQPCSAVTTALGKQGVIVRASLLPTNPKLIRWQTPSGDHVKINFDGSILKGSAAGGFVIRDFLGKPLLAATRHMGKITVPVAEAVALHDSLHCALERGFMRIEVEGDSKLVIDAVCGLFKPPWRLFKIIKDIRTLASQFESISFKHVLR, from the exons atGCGCTGGATTGTAAGAAATGGCAAGGACATCAAATTCTGGGCGTTCAATTGGGCGCAAGACCATCCACTACTGGATTACATCCCTGAAGATAGTAGGCACCTGATTAATATAGATGAAACG aaacaTGATCAAATTGAGCTAATCAATAAGCTGTGGAAGCTGAATATACAACCAAAAGTGAAAATGTTTGGTTGGCTTCTTCTCAGAGAAAGACTTAAGACCAGGGGTAGACTGTCAAGGTTTGGACTAATTAATGACAATTCTTGTCCACTGTGTcaagaagataatgaaactaCCAATCACTTATTTGGCTATTGCAATGTCACTAAAGCAGTGTGGAATCTTGCTGCTCTTGACCCCCAAGTCAATTGGAATGAAGGCTACCTTAAAGTGTTTAATGAGCTTTTCTTATTACAACC CTGCAGCGCTGTAACTACAGCTTTAGGTAAACAAGGTGTGATTGTTAGAGCTAGCTTGCTGCCTACAAACCCAAAGTTAATTAGGTGGCAGACTCCCTCTGGTGATCATGTTAAAATAAACTTCGATGGCTCAATCCTTAAAGGCTCGGCTGCTGGTGGGTTTGTAATTAGAGACTTCCTTGGCAAGCCTCTTCTAGCAGCTACTCGACATATGGGGAAGATAACAGTTCCAGTTGCAGAGGCTGTTGCTCTTCATGATAGCCTTCATTGTGCTTTAGAGCGTGGCTTCATGAGGATTGAAGTCGAAGGTGATTCAAAGCTAGTCATTGATGCTGTTTGTGGACTCTTCAAACCACCCTGGAGACTTTTCAAGATTATCAAAGACATAAGGACACTGGCTTCACAGTTTGAATCCATCTCATTCAAGCATGTTTTAAGATAA
- the LOC133733050 gene encoding arogenate dehydratase/prephenate dehydratase 2, chloroplastic, with translation MAATSIARSAATHLSPPLPSKPSPSDHFPRTTLKFCPKRRRCAVVLASLHGDGNGKSHHQVGGALDLEDLPFDDASKDVHTLPRPLSSTFASNSVAEGSRLRVAYQGVQGAYSESAAQKAYPNCEAVPCEQFDTVFEAVERWLVDRAVLPFENSLGGSIHRNYDLILRHSLHIVGEVKLAVRHCLLANHGVEIQDLKRVLSHPQALAQCEHTLTRFGLVREAVDDTAGAAKHVAFHKLKDSGAVASSAAAGIYGLKILAEDIQDDSDNVTRFLVLAREPIIPGTDRPFKTSIVFSLEEGPGVLFKALAVFALRQINLTKIESRPLRKQPLRASDDNNGGIPKPKYFDYLFYVDFETSMADHNAQNALRHLREFATFLRVLGSYPMDGSML, from the exons ATGGCAGCGACTTCCATTGCACGATCCGCCGCGACTCATCTCTCACCACCTCTCCCATCGAAGCCCTCGCCGTCTGATCACTTCCCTAGAACAACACTAAAGTTCTGCCCGAAACGGCGTCGTTGTGCCGTCGTCCTCGCCTCTCTTCACGGAGACGGAAACGGAAAAAGCCACCACCAGGTAGGCGGTGCTCTGGATTTGGAAGACTTGCCGTTCGACGACGCATCCAAAGACGTGCACACTCTTCCAA GACCTTTGTCTTCGACGTTCGCCTCCAATTCGGTTGCTGAGGGCTCTCGTCTTCGTGTTGCGTATCAG GGTGTTCAAGGAGCATACAGTGAGTCAGCTGCTCAAAAGGCATACCCAAATTGCGAAGCAGTGCCTTGCGAACAATTTGATACTGTATTTGAG GCTGTTGAACGGTGGCTTGTGGACAGAGCAGTTTTACCATTTGAGAATTCATTAGGTGGTAGCATCCACAGAAATTATGACCTTATACTCCGGCATAGTTTGCATATAGTAGGGGAAGTGAAACTTGCAGTTCGGCATTGCTTACTAGCTAACCATGGTGTTGAAATTCAAGACCTAAAAAGGGTTCTCAGCCATCCACAG GCTCTTGCTCAGTGTGAGCACACATTAACCAGGTTTGGATTAGTCAGAGAGGCAGTGGATGATACTGCTGGTGCAGCAAAG CATGTTGCATTCCACAAACTGAAAGATTCGGGAGCAGTGGCCAGCTCTGCTGCTGCAGGGATATACGGTCTGAAGATACTTGCAGAGGATATTCAG GATGATAGTGATAATGTTACTCGATTTTTAGTCCTCGCAAGAGAACCTATCATTCCTGGCACAGATAGGCCATTCAAG ACGAGTATAGTTTTCTCTCTAGAGGAAGGCCCGGGAGTCCTTTTTAAGGCACTTGCTGTTTTTGCATTGCGTCAAATCAATCTTACAAAG ATTGAGAGCCGTCCCTTGCGGAAGCAGCCCCTGCGAGCATCTGATGATAATAATGGTGGAATTCCAAAACCAAA ATACTTTGACTATCTTTTCTATGTGGATTTTGAAACATCGATGGCTGATCATAATGCACAGAATGCCCTTAGGCATCTCAGG GAGTTTGCTACATTCTTGCGGGTACTAGGGAGTTACCCAATGGATGGAAGCATGCTATGA